A window of Rubricoccus marinus contains these coding sequences:
- a CDS encoding TonB-dependent receptor, giving the protein MLRFLVLALLLLASGAAQAQSITLSGFVRDADTRETLIGASVYAPGEQRGAVTNIYGFFSLTLPHTPEADSSDVLVISYVGYEPLALRLDRTEDQEFDVALVPQADVLGTAVVTADRAERADETTRMGTVTIAAADLKKIPVLLGEADVLKALQLLPGVQGGTEGTSGFYVRGGGPDQNLLLLDGAPIYNANHLFGFFSVFNGDALSNVELVKGGFPARYGGRLSSVVDMRMREGNQREVTGQGSIGIIASRLTIEAPIVQDKASFIISGRRTYADLLARPFIPDGQDAGYYFWDLNAKANATLSPKDRIFGSFYGGNDRFFADYEDGGDRNKNTMDWGNRTGTLRYTRVLSPKLFLNTTLLASDYAFDLGAGFEERQRPGTEPSSFGLNYRSGIRDFSARGDVEWSPTPQHAVLSGLGVTHHRYRPGAVQVQLEEPGLASLDTLLAPSAPVSALEFQAYSEDDWRISDALRVNLGLHASLFSVDGRTFSSLEPRLAARYKLGRRTSVKASYAKMRQYVHLLTNSGIGLPTDLWVPATDRVPAQSSWQVASGVSRTFGDWSVESEVYWKEMDGLIEYREGTSFLGAAASDWEAAVTTGTGRSVGLEVLVRRDAGRTTGWLGYTFAKTDRTFPELNRGETFPFKYDRRHDIGFTVQHQATKGITLAMTWVYGTGSGFTAPTGRLPATYTTAVRETLANQGRFFGEGYTYASRNSSRLPAYHRMDLGMTWNGRTWWGEHALVLGVYNVYARKNPFFVTAETADDQSEGLSLRGYSVFQAVPSISYQFQF; this is encoded by the coding sequence ATGCTCCGATTCCTGGTACTCGCGCTCCTGCTACTGGCCTCTGGCGCCGCGCAGGCGCAGTCCATCACGCTGAGCGGTTTTGTACGCGACGCCGACACGCGCGAGACGCTCATCGGCGCAAGCGTGTACGCCCCTGGCGAGCAGCGTGGCGCCGTCACGAACATCTACGGCTTCTTTTCGCTCACGCTGCCGCACACGCCAGAGGCCGACTCGTCGGACGTGCTGGTCATCTCCTACGTCGGCTACGAGCCTCTGGCGCTGCGGTTGGACCGCACGGAGGACCAGGAGTTCGACGTCGCGCTCGTGCCCCAGGCCGACGTACTGGGCACAGCCGTGGTCACCGCCGACCGGGCCGAGCGCGCGGACGAGACGACGCGGATGGGGACCGTAACGATCGCGGCGGCGGACCTCAAGAAGATCCCCGTCCTCCTGGGCGAAGCCGACGTGCTCAAAGCGCTTCAACTCCTGCCGGGGGTCCAAGGCGGAACGGAGGGCACGAGCGGGTTCTATGTCCGCGGCGGTGGGCCGGACCAGAACCTGCTGCTGCTGGACGGCGCGCCGATCTACAACGCGAACCACCTGTTTGGCTTCTTCTCAGTCTTCAACGGCGACGCGCTCTCCAATGTGGAGCTCGTCAAAGGTGGGTTTCCAGCGCGATACGGCGGGCGGCTCTCGTCAGTCGTGGACATGCGGATGCGCGAGGGCAACCAGCGTGAGGTGACGGGCCAGGGCTCGATCGGCATCATCGCGAGCCGGCTGACGATTGAGGCGCCGATCGTCCAAGACAAAGCCTCGTTCATCATCTCCGGACGGCGGACCTACGCCGACTTGCTCGCGCGGCCGTTCATCCCTGATGGGCAGGACGCGGGCTACTACTTCTGGGACCTCAACGCGAAGGCCAACGCGACGCTCTCGCCCAAGGACCGCATCTTCGGCTCGTTCTACGGCGGCAACGACCGCTTTTTCGCGGACTACGAGGACGGCGGCGACCGCAACAAGAACACCATGGACTGGGGCAACCGGACTGGAACGCTCCGGTACACGCGCGTCCTTTCTCCCAAGCTGTTCCTCAACACCACGCTTCTGGCGAGCGACTACGCGTTCGACCTCGGCGCCGGCTTCGAGGAGCGCCAGAGGCCGGGCACGGAGCCGTCCTCGTTCGGGCTCAACTACCGCTCAGGCATCCGGGATTTCTCCGCCAGAGGCGACGTGGAGTGGTCACCGACGCCGCAGCACGCGGTCCTGAGCGGCCTCGGGGTGACGCACCACCGCTACCGCCCCGGCGCGGTGCAGGTGCAGTTGGAAGAGCCAGGCCTCGCCTCGCTGGACACGCTTCTGGCGCCCTCGGCGCCCGTGAGCGCGCTGGAGTTCCAGGCGTATAGCGAGGACGACTGGCGGATCTCGGACGCGCTGCGCGTCAACCTGGGCTTGCATGCCTCGCTATTCTCCGTGGACGGCCGCACGTTCTCGTCGCTGGAGCCGCGGCTGGCGGCGCGCTACAAGCTTGGACGCCGCACGTCGGTAAAGGCCAGCTACGCGAAGATGCGGCAGTACGTGCACCTGCTGACCAACAGCGGCATCGGGCTCCCGACCGACCTCTGGGTGCCCGCAACGGACCGGGTGCCCGCGCAGTCCTCGTGGCAGGTGGCCTCTGGCGTCTCGCGGACGTTCGGGGACTGGAGCGTGGAGAGCGAGGTGTACTGGAAAGAGATGGACGGCCTGATCGAGTACCGAGAGGGCACGAGCTTCCTGGGCGCCGCCGCGAGCGACTGGGAAGCCGCCGTCACAACCGGCACGGGACGCTCGGTGGGCCTGGAGGTTCTCGTCCGGCGCGATGCCGGGCGCACCACGGGATGGCTGGGCTACACCTTCGCCAAGACGGACCGGACCTTCCCCGAGCTCAACCGCGGCGAGACGTTCCCGTTCAAGTACGACCGCCGCCACGATATCGGCTTCACGGTCCAGCACCAAGCCACCAAAGGCATCACCCTCGCGATGACGTGGGTGTACGGGACCGGCAGCGGCTTTACCGCGCCAACTGGCCGTTTGCCCGCCACGTACACAACGGCCGTGCGCGAGACCCTTGCCAACCAGGGTCGCTTTTTCGGCGAGGGCTACACCTACGCCTCACGCAACAGCTCGCGCTTGCCCGCCTACCACCGGATGGACCTCGGGATGACGTGGAACGGGCGAACGTGGTGGGGCGAGCACGCGCTCGTGCTGGGCGTGTACAACGTATACGCGCGCAAGAACCCCTTTTTCGTAACCGCCGAGACGGCGGATGACCAGTCAGAAGGCCTCTCGCTTCGGGGCTACAGCGTGTTTCAGG
- a CDS encoding M2 family metallopeptidase, which yields MTRLSLAAPAAALALLFSPLAGCSGPEALEITSVGTTTEVNRNPTAALRAEADAFLDQYTRGMLPLYYASALAEWDANTRIVEGDTLTATKVRRANEALAAYTGSESNIGRARTFLESRESLTDLQVRQLDAILYAAAQNPQTVPDLVRERIAAEAAQNDALFGYTFRLDGEPVTPNEIDRLLRESTDLAERESVWRASKDVGPTLTGGLVELQRLRNQTVQALGYDDYFTYQVSDYDMTREEMLALMKQLNSELRPLYRELHTWARYELAEQYGVPVPEYLPAHWLPNRWGQDWTALASLASGADQGGRTLEDALAEKTPEWIVQQAERFYVSLGLEPLPRSFYTRSSLYPLPAGASYKKNTHASAWHLDLDRDVRSLMSVESDPDWYETTHHELGHIYYYLAYTNPDVPPLLRGGANRAYHEAVGSMLGLAAMQPRFVEAIGLEVDPASDPVQSLLREALNYAVFIPFSAGTMTEWEAALYGENLPEDQWNAKWWELAKEYQGIVPPTPDRAAVGAPFNDAATKTHINNDAAQYYDYALSNVLLFQLHDHIATEILDENPRDTNYYGREDVGEFLTALLSPGATVDGNELLERMTGSGLTAQPMLDYFAPLMEWLKAENEGREYTM from the coding sequence ATGACTCGACTCTCGCTCGCCGCGCCAGCGGCGGCCCTCGCGCTGCTCTTCTCGCCTCTGGCGGGATGCTCCGGCCCGGAAGCCTTGGAGATCACCTCGGTCGGGACCACGACGGAGGTCAACCGCAACCCGACCGCGGCGCTCCGCGCCGAAGCCGACGCGTTTCTGGACCAGTACACGCGCGGCATGTTGCCGCTTTACTACGCGAGCGCGCTCGCGGAATGGGACGCCAACACGCGCATCGTGGAGGGGGACACGCTGACCGCTACGAAGGTGCGCCGGGCGAATGAGGCGCTGGCGGCGTACACCGGCTCGGAGAGCAATATCGGCCGCGCCCGCACCTTCCTGGAAAGCCGCGAGAGCCTGACGGACCTCCAGGTGCGCCAGCTCGATGCCATCCTCTACGCCGCGGCGCAGAACCCGCAGACCGTCCCCGACCTCGTCCGCGAACGCATCGCCGCCGAGGCCGCGCAGAACGACGCGCTCTTCGGCTACACGTTCAGGCTGGATGGCGAGCCTGTCACGCCCAACGAGATCGACCGCCTCTTGCGTGAGTCCACCGATCTCGCCGAGCGCGAGAGCGTCTGGCGCGCGTCCAAAGACGTCGGTCCCACGCTGACCGGCGGACTCGTCGAGCTTCAGCGGCTCCGCAACCAGACCGTTCAGGCACTGGGCTACGACGACTACTTCACCTATCAGGTCTCGGACTACGACATGACGCGAGAGGAGATGCTCGCGCTCATGAAGCAGCTCAACAGCGAACTCCGCCCACTCTACCGCGAGCTCCACACGTGGGCTCGCTACGAGCTCGCCGAGCAGTACGGCGTCCCCGTCCCCGAGTACCTCCCTGCGCACTGGCTCCCCAACCGCTGGGGCCAGGACTGGACTGCCCTCGCGTCCCTCGCCTCTGGCGCCGACCAGGGCGGGCGCACGTTGGAGGACGCCCTCGCGGAGAAGACCCCGGAGTGGATCGTGCAGCAGGCCGAGCGCTTCTACGTCTCACTGGGTCTGGAGCCGCTACCGCGGAGCTTCTACACCCGTTCCAGCCTGTACCCCCTGCCCGCGGGCGCGAGCTATAAAAAGAACACCCACGCCAGCGCGTGGCACCTGGATCTGGACCGCGACGTGCGCTCGCTGATGTCCGTCGAGTCCGACCCGGACTGGTACGAGACGACGCACCACGAACTGGGCCACATCTACTACTACCTCGCCTACACGAACCCGGACGTGCCACCGTTGCTCCGCGGTGGCGCCAACCGCGCCTACCACGAGGCCGTCGGCTCCATGCTGGGCCTGGCAGCCATGCAGCCGCGCTTCGTCGAGGCCATCGGCTTGGAGGTGGATCCCGCGAGCGATCCCGTCCAGAGCCTCTTGCGCGAGGCGCTCAACTACGCCGTGTTCATCCCGTTCAGCGCGGGCACGATGACCGAGTGGGAAGCCGCGCTCTACGGCGAGAACCTCCCCGAGGACCAGTGGAACGCGAAGTGGTGGGAACTCGCGAAGGAGTACCAGGGCATCGTGCCGCCCACGCCCGACCGCGCCGCCGTCGGTGCGCCGTTCAACGACGCCGCGACCAAGACGCACATCAACAACGACGCCGCGCAGTATTACGACTACGCGCTTAGCAACGTGCTCCTCTTCCAGCTCCACGACCACATCGCGACGGAGATCTTGGATGAGAACCCGCGCGACACGAACTACTACGGCCGCGAGGACGTGGGCGAGTTCCTGACCGCGCTCCTCTCGCCTGGAGCCACCGTGGACGGCAACGAACTGCTGGAGCGGATGACCGGCAGCGGCCTCACGGCTCAGCCCATGCTGGACTACTTCGCGCCGCTGATGGAGTGGCTGAAAGCGGAGAACGAGGGGCGCGAGTACACGATGTAA
- the lysM gene encoding peptidoglycan-binding protein LysM: MGLLDFLKDKGKDIFGGGGNEAESIKKEVERALGSNVSNLTVHFNDGKVSLMGEAKSLAAKEKAALIAGNVKGVSNVNDDGLKVAGGDAAAPATSGTRYYTIKSGDSLSKIAKDMYGDAGDYNKIFEANREVIEDPDKIYPGQQIRIPA; this comes from the coding sequence ATGGGACTCCTCGATTTCCTGAAAGACAAAGGCAAAGACATCTTCGGCGGCGGCGGCAACGAAGCCGAGTCCATCAAAAAGGAGGTCGAGCGCGCGCTCGGCTCCAACGTCAGCAACCTGACCGTCCACTTCAACGACGGCAAGGTGTCGCTGATGGGCGAGGCCAAGAGCCTCGCGGCCAAGGAGAAGGCCGCCCTCATCGCCGGCAACGTCAAGGGCGTCTCGAACGTCAACGACGACGGCCTGAAAGTCGCAGGCGGTGACGCCGCAGCGCCCGCAACCAGCGGCACGCGCTACTACACGATCAAGAGCGGCGACTCGCTCTCCAAGATCGCGAAGGACATGTACGGCGACGCCGGCGACTACAACAAGATCTTCGAGGCCAACCGCGAGGTGATCGAGGACCCGGACAAGATCTACCCCGGTCAGCAGATCCGCATCCCGGCGTAA
- a CDS encoding NAD(P)/FAD-dependent oxidoreductase, with amino-acid sequence MHVVIVGAGLSGLCCARTLLASGATVTVLDASDAIGGRVRTDVVEGFRLDRGFQVLLTSYPEVQRVLDLDALDLQPFSPGAEVWLGSAFATVSDPFREPLAALPTALSPVGTFADKLRVLNLRQSVRAGIVDDLWERPETTTIDALRNRYGFSDLMIEQFFRPFLGGVLLDPSLVGSSRAFEFYFRMFSEGDAAVPAMGMQAIPEQLATAIPPETMRFNTRVESVQAGRATLASGEVLDADAVVVATEGPEAARLTGTGETERKSTVCLYWAADSPPVDHTMLMLDGTGNGPVNNVQVMSNVAPTYAPDGQTLISASVLGTPEATDEALEQAARTQLRGWFGAKTERWRHLRTDRVTYALPDLLSLEPPERPLALDSGVFVTGDHRRNASINGAMVAGRHAAEAVLASQ; translated from the coding sequence ATGCACGTCGTCATCGTCGGCGCCGGCCTTTCTGGTCTGTGCTGCGCCCGCACCCTGCTCGCCTCTGGCGCGACCGTCACCGTCCTCGACGCCTCCGATGCCATCGGGGGTCGCGTTCGAACGGATGTCGTCGAGGGCTTCCGCCTCGATCGCGGCTTCCAGGTCCTCTTGACCTCCTATCCCGAGGTCCAACGCGTGCTCGATCTCGACGCGCTCGACCTCCAGCCGTTCTCGCCGGGCGCAGAAGTGTGGCTCGGCTCGGCCTTCGCGACCGTTTCCGACCCGTTCCGTGAGCCTCTGGCGGCACTCCCCACCGCCCTCTCTCCAGTCGGCACGTTTGCGGACAAGCTGCGCGTGCTCAACCTGCGCCAGTCCGTCCGCGCCGGCATCGTGGACGACCTCTGGGAGCGCCCAGAGACGACCACCATCGACGCGCTCCGCAACCGCTACGGGTTCTCCGATCTGATGATCGAGCAGTTTTTCCGTCCCTTCCTCGGCGGCGTGCTCCTGGACCCCTCGCTCGTCGGTAGCTCTCGCGCGTTCGAGTTCTACTTCCGCATGTTCTCCGAAGGCGACGCTGCCGTTCCCGCGATGGGCATGCAGGCCATTCCGGAGCAGCTCGCCACGGCGATTCCGCCAGAGACCATGCGGTTCAACACGCGCGTCGAGTCCGTCCAGGCCGGCCGGGCAACGCTCGCCTCTGGCGAGGTCCTGGACGCCGACGCCGTCGTGGTCGCGACCGAAGGGCCTGAGGCCGCGCGCCTCACCGGAACCGGCGAGACGGAGCGGAAAAGCACGGTTTGCCTGTACTGGGCCGCGGACTCCCCGCCCGTGGACCACACCATGCTCATGCTCGACGGCACGGGCAACGGGCCAGTCAACAACGTGCAGGTGATGAGCAACGTCGCGCCCACGTACGCCCCCGATGGCCAGACCCTGATCTCGGCGTCCGTTCTCGGCACGCCAGAGGCCACCGATGAGGCACTCGAACAGGCGGCCCGCACGCAGCTCCGCGGCTGGTTCGGCGCGAAGACCGAGCGCTGGCGCCACCTTCGGACCGACCGCGTGACTTACGCGCTTCCAGACCTTCTCAGCCTGGAGCCCCCCGAGCGGCCTCTGGCGCTGGACTCCGGCGTGTTCGTCACCGGAGATCACCGCCGCAACGCGAGCATCAACGGCGCGATGGTCGCCGGCCGCCACGCTGCCGAGGCCGTCCTGGCGAGCCAGTAG